A genome region from Jeongeupia sp. HS-3 includes the following:
- a CDS encoding SLBB domain-containing protein, with translation MLFKLIDLRTICKKNTIFSLQIDLSGTDEIESTPFEGLAEVTDMHFQGMNHFCKALVSLAMLAGASSVVLAGQVPGPATGGGAPDLPSIVQTSPAVRSQQSQVPAPPVIDDRPSAFVSFANTANLAFNLPNDRALDIFGHDLFRNMSSAYAPLQNSQVNGDYVIGSGDEIQVRGWGMVDIDLTVTVDRSGAVYLPRVGNVHVAGIKYRDLQSSLKKAINRVFVNFDLTATISQARSVQVYVVGLARAPGSYSFSAMSTLLNAVFAAGGPSQNGSMREIQLKRAGKVVNRFDLYDLLINGQRDKDVQLQDGDVILLPPAKAMVAINGNVKRPAIYEMKQGETLKDLVGWAGEMDGAAEGQSVVVEKQIERQFKSVTTLDLARSDIGTLASIKLQPSDIYRLVVPQAFAVAPRIGSEYVRIGGEVAQPGVYQVQPGETLKQLVERAGGVTSYGYLYAAELTRESVRQQQQQRLQEVLDRFEQDSQSAANARLVNLSSADNVQAVSQQAERNRKQIEKMRELKASGRIVLNMPGPQSMTADLPDIPLQNGDTFSVPRRPGTVYVLGAVQSQNAFVYRDNRSAADYIKLAGGPTRYADDSYTYLIRADGSVESRQGSWFGSVDSLKAYPGDTIALPMRADYSSWTQELKEWAQIFYQFGLGAAGIKVLTD, from the coding sequence GCTTTGGTGTCGCTGGCCATGTTAGCTGGCGCGAGCTCGGTTGTGCTTGCAGGACAAGTGCCCGGGCCTGCTACAGGGGGGGGGGCGCCCGATCTGCCGAGCATCGTGCAGACCTCGCCAGCCGTTCGGTCACAGCAATCGCAGGTGCCAGCGCCGCCAGTGATTGATGATCGGCCATCCGCTTTTGTCAGTTTCGCAAATACGGCTAACCTCGCTTTCAACCTTCCCAATGATAGGGCACTCGACATCTTCGGTCATGATCTATTCCGAAACATGTCTTCGGCATATGCGCCCTTGCAGAATTCACAGGTCAATGGCGATTATGTGATTGGTTCCGGAGATGAAATTCAGGTTCGTGGCTGGGGTATGGTGGATATCGATCTGACCGTGACGGTCGATCGCAGTGGCGCCGTCTATTTGCCGCGTGTCGGCAACGTTCATGTGGCTGGAATCAAATACCGTGATTTGCAATCGTCGTTGAAGAAGGCGATCAATCGTGTTTTTGTCAATTTCGATTTGACCGCGACGATTTCACAGGCGCGGAGCGTCCAGGTCTATGTCGTTGGCTTGGCGCGTGCGCCGGGCTCGTATAGTTTTTCTGCGATGAGCACCCTGCTGAATGCTGTTTTTGCGGCAGGTGGGCCTTCACAAAACGGCTCCATGCGCGAGATTCAGTTGAAACGTGCGGGTAAGGTGGTCAACCGTTTTGATCTGTACGACCTCCTGATCAACGGCCAGCGCGATAAGGATGTCCAGCTGCAAGATGGTGATGTCATCTTGCTGCCACCAGCAAAGGCGATGGTCGCAATCAACGGCAATGTCAAACGACCTGCCATTTATGAAATGAAGCAGGGCGAAACGCTGAAGGATCTGGTTGGTTGGGCCGGAGAAATGGACGGTGCGGCAGAAGGCCAGTCCGTTGTCGTAGAAAAGCAAATTGAGCGCCAATTCAAGTCAGTCACGACGCTTGATCTGGCCCGTTCCGATATAGGGACATTGGCCAGCATCAAGTTGCAGCCATCCGATATATACCGCTTGGTTGTACCGCAGGCATTCGCCGTTGCGCCGCGCATCGGCAGCGAATACGTTCGCATCGGCGGTGAAGTGGCGCAGCCCGGTGTGTACCAGGTTCAACCGGGGGAAACGTTGAAACAGCTGGTCGAACGAGCTGGCGGCGTTACTTCGTATGGCTATCTTTATGCGGCCGAACTGACGCGCGAATCGGTACGCCAGCAGCAGCAGCAAAGGCTGCAAGAGGTACTTGATCGTTTCGAGCAGGATAGCCAGAGCGCGGCCAATGCTCGACTGGTCAATCTCAGTAGCGCCGATAATGTGCAGGCCGTTTCCCAGCAAGCCGAGCGTAACCGCAAGCAGATCGAAAAAATGCGTGAGTTGAAGGCCTCCGGGCGAATTGTGCTGAATATGCCGGGGCCGCAAAGCATGACCGCTGATTTACCCGATATCCCTTTGCAAAATGGCGATACTTTTTCGGTGCCACGCCGGCCAGGCACGGTTTATGTGCTGGGGGCCGTGCAAAGCCAGAATGCCTTTGTCTATAGAGATAATCGCTCGGCTGCCGATTACATCAAGCTCGCTGGTGGCCCAACCCGCTACGCAGACGACAGTTATACCTATTTGATCCGGGCAGACGGCAGCGTGGAAAGTCGCCAGGGCAGTTGGTTCGGTTCGGTTGACTCGCTGAAAGCGTACCCGGGCGATACGATTGCATTGCCAATGCGTGCGGATTACAGCTCCTGGACGCAAGAGTTGAAAGAGTGGGCGCAGATCTTTTATCAATTCGGACTTGGTGCAGCTGGTATCAAGGTGTTGACGGATTGA